In a single window of the Thunnus albacares chromosome 1, fThuAlb1.1, whole genome shotgun sequence genome:
- the isl2b gene encoding insulin gene enhancer protein isl-2b isoform X4, which produces MVDIIFSSSFLGDMGDHSKKKPGFAMCVGCGSQIHDQYILRVSPDLEWHAACLKCAECSQYLDETCTCFVRDGKTYCKRDYVRLFGIKCAKCNLGFSSSDLVMRARDNVYHIECFRCSVCSRQLLPGDEFSLREDELLCRADHSLLLERSSAGSPISPGHIHSNRPLHLADPVTVRQAPHRNHVHKQSEKTTRVRTVLNEKQLHTLRTCYNANPRPDALMKEQLVEMTGLSPRVIRVWFQNKRCKDKKKSILIKQLQQQQHSDKTNLQGLTGTPLVAGSPIRHESTVQGNPVEVQTYQPPWKALSEFALQSDLDQPAFQQLVSFSESGSLGNSSGSDVTSLSSQLPDTPNSMVPSPVET; this is translated from the exons ATGGTGGATATTATTTTCAGCTCTTCTTTCTTGGGTGATATGGGGGATCATTCCAAAA AGAAGCCAGGATTCGCGATGTGTGTAGGATGTGGAAGTCAGATCCATGACCAGTACATACTGAGAGTCTCTCCCGACCTGGAGTGGCATGCAGCCTGCCTGAAGTGTGCAGAGTGCAGCCAGTACCTGGATGAGACCTGCACTTGTTTCGTCCGGGACGGCAAAACCTATTGCAAAAGAGATTATGTAAG GCTGTTTGGAATTAAATGCGCAAAATGCAACCTGGGATTCAGCAGCAGCGATTTGGTGATGAGAGCCCGGGATAACGTGTACCACATCGAGTGCTTTCGGTGCTCGGTGTGCAGCAGGCAGCTCCTGCCGGGAGACGAGTTCTCTCTGCGGGAAGACGAGCTGCTGTGCCGGGCGGACCACAGCCTGCTGCTGGAGAGAAGCTCCGCAGGAAGCCCCATCAGCCCCGGACACATCCACTCCAACAGACCGCTGCACCTGGCAG ACCCGGTGACAGTGCGGCAGGCCCCGCATCGGAACCACGTCCACAAGCAGTCGGAGAAGACAACGCGGGTCAGGACGGTGCTGAACGAGAAGCAGCTCCACACGTTGCGGACTTGCTACAACGCCAACCCGAGGCCCGACGCGCTGATGAAAGAACAGCTGGTAGAGATGACCGGCCTGAGCCCCAGGGTGATCCGGGTCTGGTTCCAGAACAAGCgctgcaaagacaaaaagaaatctATCCTCATaaagcagctccagcagcagcaacacagtGATAAGACT AACCTGCAGGGCCTCACAGGGACGCCTCTTGTAGCTGGGAGTCCTATCCGACATGAGAGCACGGTGCAGGGAAACCCAGTGGAGGTTCAGACCTACCAGCCTCCATGGAAGGCCCTGAGTGAATTTGCCCTGCAGAGTGACCTGGACCAGCCAGCCTTCCAAcaactg GTGTCTTTCTCTGAATCGGGCTCTCTCGGGAACTCCTCGGGCAGCGACGTGACTTCTTTGTCCTCTCAGTTACCGGACACCCCCAACAGTATGGTACCCAGCCCGGTGGAGACGTGA
- the isl2b gene encoding insulin gene enhancer protein isl-2b isoform X2: protein MVDIIFSSSFLGDMGDHSKKKPGFAMCVGCGSQIHDQYILRVSPDLEWHAACLKCAECSQYLDETCTCFVRDGKTYCKRDYVRLFGIKCAKCNLGFSSSDLVMRARDNVYHIECFRCSVCSRQLLPGDEFSLREDELLCRADHSLLLERSSAGSPISPGHIHSNRPLHLADPVTVRQAPHRNHVHKQSEKTTRVRTVLNEKQLHTLRTCYNANPRPDALMKEQLVEMTGLSPRVIRVWFQNKRCKDKKKSILIKQLQQQQHSDKTVSIFNLQGLTGTPLVAGSPIRHESTVQGNPVEVQTYQPPWKALSEFALQSDLDQPAFQQLVSFSESGSLGNSSGSDVTSLSSQLPDTPNSMVPSPVET from the exons ATGGTGGATATTATTTTCAGCTCTTCTTTCTTGGGTGATATGGGGGATCATTCCAAAA AGAAGCCAGGATTCGCGATGTGTGTAGGATGTGGAAGTCAGATCCATGACCAGTACATACTGAGAGTCTCTCCCGACCTGGAGTGGCATGCAGCCTGCCTGAAGTGTGCAGAGTGCAGCCAGTACCTGGATGAGACCTGCACTTGTTTCGTCCGGGACGGCAAAACCTATTGCAAAAGAGATTATGTAAG GCTGTTTGGAATTAAATGCGCAAAATGCAACCTGGGATTCAGCAGCAGCGATTTGGTGATGAGAGCCCGGGATAACGTGTACCACATCGAGTGCTTTCGGTGCTCGGTGTGCAGCAGGCAGCTCCTGCCGGGAGACGAGTTCTCTCTGCGGGAAGACGAGCTGCTGTGCCGGGCGGACCACAGCCTGCTGCTGGAGAGAAGCTCCGCAGGAAGCCCCATCAGCCCCGGACACATCCACTCCAACAGACCGCTGCACCTGGCAG ACCCGGTGACAGTGCGGCAGGCCCCGCATCGGAACCACGTCCACAAGCAGTCGGAGAAGACAACGCGGGTCAGGACGGTGCTGAACGAGAAGCAGCTCCACACGTTGCGGACTTGCTACAACGCCAACCCGAGGCCCGACGCGCTGATGAAAGAACAGCTGGTAGAGATGACCGGCCTGAGCCCCAGGGTGATCCGGGTCTGGTTCCAGAACAAGCgctgcaaagacaaaaagaaatctATCCTCATaaagcagctccagcagcagcaacacagtGATAAGACTGTAAGCATCTTC AACCTGCAGGGCCTCACAGGGACGCCTCTTGTAGCTGGGAGTCCTATCCGACATGAGAGCACGGTGCAGGGAAACCCAGTGGAGGTTCAGACCTACCAGCCTCCATGGAAGGCCCTGAGTGAATTTGCCCTGCAGAGTGACCTGGACCAGCCAGCCTTCCAAcaactg GTGTCTTTCTCTGAATCGGGCTCTCTCGGGAACTCCTCGGGCAGCGACGTGACTTCTTTGTCCTCTCAGTTACCGGACACCCCCAACAGTATGGTACCCAGCCCGGTGGAGACGTGA
- the isl2b gene encoding insulin gene enhancer protein isl-2b isoform X1, with translation MVDIIFSSSFLGDMGDHSKKKPGFAMCVGCGSQIHDQYILRVSPDLEWHAACLKCAECSQYLDETCTCFVRDGKTYCKRDYVRLFGIKCAKCNLGFSSSDLVMRARDNVYHIECFRCSVCSRQLLPGDEFSLREDELLCRADHSLLLERSSAGSPISPGHIHSNRPLHLAADPVTVRQAPHRNHVHKQSEKTTRVRTVLNEKQLHTLRTCYNANPRPDALMKEQLVEMTGLSPRVIRVWFQNKRCKDKKKSILIKQLQQQQHSDKTVSIFNLQGLTGTPLVAGSPIRHESTVQGNPVEVQTYQPPWKALSEFALQSDLDQPAFQQLVSFSESGSLGNSSGSDVTSLSSQLPDTPNSMVPSPVET, from the exons ATGGTGGATATTATTTTCAGCTCTTCTTTCTTGGGTGATATGGGGGATCATTCCAAAA AGAAGCCAGGATTCGCGATGTGTGTAGGATGTGGAAGTCAGATCCATGACCAGTACATACTGAGAGTCTCTCCCGACCTGGAGTGGCATGCAGCCTGCCTGAAGTGTGCAGAGTGCAGCCAGTACCTGGATGAGACCTGCACTTGTTTCGTCCGGGACGGCAAAACCTATTGCAAAAGAGATTATGTAAG GCTGTTTGGAATTAAATGCGCAAAATGCAACCTGGGATTCAGCAGCAGCGATTTGGTGATGAGAGCCCGGGATAACGTGTACCACATCGAGTGCTTTCGGTGCTCGGTGTGCAGCAGGCAGCTCCTGCCGGGAGACGAGTTCTCTCTGCGGGAAGACGAGCTGCTGTGCCGGGCGGACCACAGCCTGCTGCTGGAGAGAAGCTCCGCAGGAAGCCCCATCAGCCCCGGACACATCCACTCCAACAGACCGCTGCACCTGGCAG CAGACCCGGTGACAGTGCGGCAGGCCCCGCATCGGAACCACGTCCACAAGCAGTCGGAGAAGACAACGCGGGTCAGGACGGTGCTGAACGAGAAGCAGCTCCACACGTTGCGGACTTGCTACAACGCCAACCCGAGGCCCGACGCGCTGATGAAAGAACAGCTGGTAGAGATGACCGGCCTGAGCCCCAGGGTGATCCGGGTCTGGTTCCAGAACAAGCgctgcaaagacaaaaagaaatctATCCTCATaaagcagctccagcagcagcaacacagtGATAAGACTGTAAGCATCTTC AACCTGCAGGGCCTCACAGGGACGCCTCTTGTAGCTGGGAGTCCTATCCGACATGAGAGCACGGTGCAGGGAAACCCAGTGGAGGTTCAGACCTACCAGCCTCCATGGAAGGCCCTGAGTGAATTTGCCCTGCAGAGTGACCTGGACCAGCCAGCCTTCCAAcaactg GTGTCTTTCTCTGAATCGGGCTCTCTCGGGAACTCCTCGGGCAGCGACGTGACTTCTTTGTCCTCTCAGTTACCGGACACCCCCAACAGTATGGTACCCAGCCCGGTGGAGACGTGA
- the isl2b gene encoding insulin gene enhancer protein isl-2b isoform X3, producing MVDIIFSSSFLGDMGDHSKKKPGFAMCVGCGSQIHDQYILRVSPDLEWHAACLKCAECSQYLDETCTCFVRDGKTYCKRDYVRLFGIKCAKCNLGFSSSDLVMRARDNVYHIECFRCSVCSRQLLPGDEFSLREDELLCRADHSLLLERSSAGSPISPGHIHSNRPLHLAADPVTVRQAPHRNHVHKQSEKTTRVRTVLNEKQLHTLRTCYNANPRPDALMKEQLVEMTGLSPRVIRVWFQNKRCKDKKKSILIKQLQQQQHSDKTNLQGLTGTPLVAGSPIRHESTVQGNPVEVQTYQPPWKALSEFALQSDLDQPAFQQLVSFSESGSLGNSSGSDVTSLSSQLPDTPNSMVPSPVET from the exons ATGGTGGATATTATTTTCAGCTCTTCTTTCTTGGGTGATATGGGGGATCATTCCAAAA AGAAGCCAGGATTCGCGATGTGTGTAGGATGTGGAAGTCAGATCCATGACCAGTACATACTGAGAGTCTCTCCCGACCTGGAGTGGCATGCAGCCTGCCTGAAGTGTGCAGAGTGCAGCCAGTACCTGGATGAGACCTGCACTTGTTTCGTCCGGGACGGCAAAACCTATTGCAAAAGAGATTATGTAAG GCTGTTTGGAATTAAATGCGCAAAATGCAACCTGGGATTCAGCAGCAGCGATTTGGTGATGAGAGCCCGGGATAACGTGTACCACATCGAGTGCTTTCGGTGCTCGGTGTGCAGCAGGCAGCTCCTGCCGGGAGACGAGTTCTCTCTGCGGGAAGACGAGCTGCTGTGCCGGGCGGACCACAGCCTGCTGCTGGAGAGAAGCTCCGCAGGAAGCCCCATCAGCCCCGGACACATCCACTCCAACAGACCGCTGCACCTGGCAG CAGACCCGGTGACAGTGCGGCAGGCCCCGCATCGGAACCACGTCCACAAGCAGTCGGAGAAGACAACGCGGGTCAGGACGGTGCTGAACGAGAAGCAGCTCCACACGTTGCGGACTTGCTACAACGCCAACCCGAGGCCCGACGCGCTGATGAAAGAACAGCTGGTAGAGATGACCGGCCTGAGCCCCAGGGTGATCCGGGTCTGGTTCCAGAACAAGCgctgcaaagacaaaaagaaatctATCCTCATaaagcagctccagcagcagcaacacagtGATAAGACT AACCTGCAGGGCCTCACAGGGACGCCTCTTGTAGCTGGGAGTCCTATCCGACATGAGAGCACGGTGCAGGGAAACCCAGTGGAGGTTCAGACCTACCAGCCTCCATGGAAGGCCCTGAGTGAATTTGCCCTGCAGAGTGACCTGGACCAGCCAGCCTTCCAAcaactg GTGTCTTTCTCTGAATCGGGCTCTCTCGGGAACTCCTCGGGCAGCGACGTGACTTCTTTGTCCTCTCAGTTACCGGACACCCCCAACAGTATGGTACCCAGCCCGGTGGAGACGTGA
- the isl2b gene encoding insulin gene enhancer protein isl-2b isoform X5, translated as MRPALVSSGTAKPIAKEIMLFGIKCAKCNLGFSSSDLVMRARDNVYHIECFRCSVCSRQLLPGDEFSLREDELLCRADHSLLLERSSAGSPISPGHIHSNRPLHLAADPVTVRQAPHRNHVHKQSEKTTRVRTVLNEKQLHTLRTCYNANPRPDALMKEQLVEMTGLSPRVIRVWFQNKRCKDKKKSILIKQLQQQQHSDKTVSIFNLQGLTGTPLVAGSPIRHESTVQGNPVEVQTYQPPWKALSEFALQSDLDQPAFQQLVSFSESGSLGNSSGSDVTSLSSQLPDTPNSMVPSPVET; from the exons ATGAGACCTGCACTTGTTTCGTCCGGGACGGCAAAACCTATTGCAAAAGAGATTAT GCTGTTTGGAATTAAATGCGCAAAATGCAACCTGGGATTCAGCAGCAGCGATTTGGTGATGAGAGCCCGGGATAACGTGTACCACATCGAGTGCTTTCGGTGCTCGGTGTGCAGCAGGCAGCTCCTGCCGGGAGACGAGTTCTCTCTGCGGGAAGACGAGCTGCTGTGCCGGGCGGACCACAGCCTGCTGCTGGAGAGAAGCTCCGCAGGAAGCCCCATCAGCCCCGGACACATCCACTCCAACAGACCGCTGCACCTGGCAG CAGACCCGGTGACAGTGCGGCAGGCCCCGCATCGGAACCACGTCCACAAGCAGTCGGAGAAGACAACGCGGGTCAGGACGGTGCTGAACGAGAAGCAGCTCCACACGTTGCGGACTTGCTACAACGCCAACCCGAGGCCCGACGCGCTGATGAAAGAACAGCTGGTAGAGATGACCGGCCTGAGCCCCAGGGTGATCCGGGTCTGGTTCCAGAACAAGCgctgcaaagacaaaaagaaatctATCCTCATaaagcagctccagcagcagcaacacagtGATAAGACTGTAAGCATCTTC AACCTGCAGGGCCTCACAGGGACGCCTCTTGTAGCTGGGAGTCCTATCCGACATGAGAGCACGGTGCAGGGAAACCCAGTGGAGGTTCAGACCTACCAGCCTCCATGGAAGGCCCTGAGTGAATTTGCCCTGCAGAGTGACCTGGACCAGCCAGCCTTCCAAcaactg GTGTCTTTCTCTGAATCGGGCTCTCTCGGGAACTCCTCGGGCAGCGACGTGACTTCTTTGTCCTCTCAGTTACCGGACACCCCCAACAGTATGGTACCCAGCCCGGTGGAGACGTGA